From Micromonospora sp. NBC_01699, a single genomic window includes:
- a CDS encoding BlaI/MecI/CopY family transcriptional regulator, with the protein MSTTQPAPGDRASENGRRRPGQLEAQVVTILVEATGPLTPGEVRDRLDPGGPLSYSTVVTTLTRLFDKGAVRRERDGRAYRYGAVRDAAGLVAERMSRLLAAEPDRTSVLRRFVGTLDDRDERILRALLREDAE; encoded by the coding sequence ATGAGCACGACACAGCCCGCTCCCGGCGACAGGGCGTCCGAGAACGGTCGCCGACGTCCCGGTCAGCTCGAAGCTCAGGTGGTCACCATCCTCGTCGAGGCGACCGGGCCGTTGACCCCCGGCGAGGTCCGCGATCGGCTCGATCCGGGCGGGCCGCTGTCGTACAGCACGGTGGTGACCACGCTCACCCGGCTGTTCGACAAGGGTGCCGTCCGCCGGGAACGGGACGGTCGGGCCTACCGCTACGGCGCGGTACGCGACGCCGCCGGGCTGGTCGCCGAGCGGATGAGCCGGCTGCTGGCAGCCGAGCCCGATCGCACCTCGGTGCTGCGCCGGTTCGTCGGCACCCTGGACGACCGGGACGAGCGGATCCTGCGTGCCCTGCTGCGCGAGGACGCCGAGTGA
- a CDS encoding type I polyketide synthase, with protein sequence MRQKTEHAGPENQAIAIIGMGCRLPGDVDSPAALWQLLVDGRDAVGELPVERTGGEMSDLGGRIPAGERVPRAGGFLRDVAGFDADFFGVGRQEADVLDPQQRLLIEVTWEALEHAGLPPERLDGTSTGVFTGISYDDYVRQLAGRTEELAGAILTNGFCVAAGRISYLLGLSGPCVSLDTACSSSLVALHLAVQALRAGECDTALAGGVNLRLWPTTTRSFARMKMLSPTGRCHTFDADADGFVRSEGCAVVVVKRLADATRDGDRVLAVIRGSAVNQDGRSDGLTAPSGAAQQALYQRALRSAGVEPGDIGLIEAHGTGTPVGDPIEFASLASVYGAGEHPCALGSVKTNIGHLEPAAGVTGLIKAVLCLQADQIAPNLHFNSWNPAIDAEDTRLFVPTEVVGWPAGQESRLAAVSSFGFSGTNAHVILEQAPAPVGRRHRSGTTASAVTNGPGVFLVPAGSPEALPVAAERLADWLERDGAPVALGDIAHTLALRRSPGRGRLGVVADNREDLVGALRSYAAGRIHPAVVSGAVGAGISRRPIWVFSGQGSQWAGMGATLLAHEPAFARALTEVDKLVLAEAGFSVLDVIRDGTAVSGCGRVQPVLFAMQVALAATWRAYGVEPAGVIGHSMGEVAAAVVAGGLSVSDGVKVICRRSALLERIAGAGAMASVSLDRDAVQGELAAAGVTDTVSVAVIASAESTVVAGDAAHIRRLVEEWDARGVPARQIAVDVASHSPQVDPLLADLTTALADLRPRPTEVPFYSTVLDDPADAPAFDAAYWCANLRRPVRFAAAVTAAAADRHTVYVEVSPHPVVTQPVAEVLRGLCSDPVVLPTLLRDEDESRTFRTQLAALHCVGVPVDWSVLYADSALADVPTMTFDRRRHWIPDLGATTRPDRTPGAAGTLPGWYTEVAGTPAQHAWHGEVGTAALPWMTDHRVHGEPVLPGAAYVAVAVDAACAVFDATPAEIEITDVQFRELLRLGQQTALGTTVTVVAPDRAECEFLVREDDGEWIRHAIAGLRHVPSEERRVLSVPALADRHPVAIDPAALYGGLRERGIDHGPAFAIIRELHSSADGGSYLARIEPPSVDVAQSALRVHPILLDACAQLLVAGVIADGGQDQVLPVGLRAMRVLGDPATAAYCIARIDHDDASTLRGTVTVLDEDGVVLAVLDDLEFVRHRSDDPVDVDQWFLEVGWRTEPRPPVRSARPGEWAVLGGPGGAAQDLSKLLLQSGAITRTRNAPDPLASLDSLRSSLVEWLAARPAPPRGLVLVLPPLASEADPGIAAMRHTRLLLAAAQAVTAHYPQPPRLYVITHGGQAVAGANRVDLSHTAVRGVLRVLAHEHPELRATLIDTDPEQPTPDALVDELLGAAPDDEVALWAGTRQVARLAYAPLSSTERTAATVRPVRYGVDRFRLRAGRLGEPDRLELAITAPVAPGPGEVEIQVQAAGLNFRDVLTVMGLLPGGDDLKYRIGLECAGVVHAVGPDVTHVSPGDRVLALDLRGGSFASFATVPAVFVVPISAGLDFATAAGLPVGFATAWYALRHVARLAPGERILIHSATGGTGLAAVRVARLLGAEVLATAGSEEKRRYLRELGIEHVMDSRSLDFAAQTRAATAGEGVDVVLNSLAGPAIRAGLETLRPFGRFVELGVRDIISDTALGLAPLRHNISLSTVDLTELQERQPDLLAEVLREVLAEIASGKLSALPQRTYPLALAPSAFRDMAAAEHLGKLVLTMPEQGKTTAVRSDPVPVRSDGGYIITGGLRGVGLATARWLAEHGANHLVLNGRTPPERRTERVLDELRRGGTRVTVVLGDVAEPDIAERLVTVANAGGSVLRGVVHSAMVLDDAALAGITDAQLDRVWAPKVTGAWRLHEACADRSAPDWFVLYSSMASLFGNAGQGVYAAANAWLDGFATWRNARGLPTLAVNWGPWGQTGVATNFADRGYQTIPTSSGLHALGALLTHHRVRTGVVPGEPETWLSSNARQSPLFELLDIGTEQDQNESVDSPDIRGHLEALEPGLGRRTALEEYLTGHIRAVLRLGAATLDPQTPLRALGFDSLLSLELRTRLEGGLRVKLPGNFVWKHPTLAELATGLAEYMDLDLFGPKRSDG encoded by the coding sequence GTGCGCCAGAAAACAGAACACGCCGGACCGGAAAATCAGGCCATCGCGATCATCGGGATGGGATGTCGCCTGCCCGGCGACGTCGACTCGCCCGCGGCGCTCTGGCAGTTGCTAGTGGACGGGCGGGACGCGGTGGGCGAGTTGCCGGTCGAACGGACCGGCGGCGAGATGTCGGACCTGGGGGGACGGATACCGGCCGGGGAACGCGTACCCCGGGCCGGCGGCTTCCTGCGCGACGTCGCCGGCTTTGACGCGGACTTCTTCGGCGTCGGCCGCCAGGAGGCGGACGTGCTCGACCCGCAGCAGCGGCTGCTGATCGAGGTGACCTGGGAGGCGCTGGAGCACGCCGGACTGCCGCCGGAGCGGCTGGACGGCACCTCCACCGGTGTGTTCACCGGCATCAGCTACGACGACTACGTACGGCAGCTCGCCGGTCGGACCGAGGAACTGGCCGGCGCCATCCTCACCAACGGGTTCTGCGTCGCCGCCGGACGGATCTCCTACCTGCTCGGGCTCAGCGGCCCGTGCGTCTCACTGGACACCGCGTGCTCGTCCTCCCTGGTGGCACTACACCTGGCGGTACAGGCACTGCGGGCCGGGGAGTGCGACACCGCCCTCGCCGGCGGGGTCAACCTGCGGCTCTGGCCGACCACCACCAGGTCGTTCGCCCGGATGAAGATGCTCTCCCCGACCGGCCGCTGCCACACCTTCGACGCCGACGCCGACGGCTTCGTCCGCTCCGAGGGATGCGCAGTGGTGGTGGTCAAGCGCCTGGCCGACGCCACCCGCGACGGTGACCGGGTGCTGGCCGTGATCAGGGGCAGTGCGGTCAACCAGGACGGTCGCTCCGACGGGCTCACCGCGCCGTCGGGTGCCGCGCAGCAGGCCCTGTACCAGCGGGCGCTACGGTCGGCCGGGGTCGAGCCGGGCGACATCGGGCTGATCGAGGCGCACGGCACCGGCACCCCGGTCGGCGACCCGATCGAGTTCGCGAGCCTGGCCAGCGTCTACGGCGCCGGCGAGCACCCGTGCGCACTCGGATCGGTGAAGACGAACATTGGCCACCTGGAACCCGCGGCCGGCGTCACCGGCCTGATCAAGGCCGTACTCTGCCTACAGGCCGACCAGATCGCGCCGAACCTGCACTTCAACAGCTGGAACCCGGCTATCGACGCGGAGGACACCCGGCTGTTCGTGCCGACCGAGGTGGTCGGCTGGCCCGCCGGGCAGGAGAGCCGACTGGCGGCGGTGTCGTCGTTCGGCTTCTCCGGCACGAACGCCCACGTCATCCTGGAACAGGCCCCGGCCCCGGTCGGCCGCCGCCACCGGTCCGGGACCACCGCATCGGCCGTAACGAACGGCCCCGGTGTGTTCCTCGTACCGGCCGGGTCACCGGAGGCGCTACCGGTGGCGGCCGAGCGGCTCGCCGACTGGCTCGAACGGGACGGCGCCCCGGTCGCGCTCGGGGACATCGCCCACACCCTCGCCCTGCGCCGATCCCCGGGCCGGGGCCGCCTCGGCGTGGTCGCCGACAACCGGGAGGACCTGGTCGGCGCGCTGCGGTCGTACGCCGCCGGCCGGATTCATCCGGCGGTCGTCTCCGGTGCGGTCGGCGCCGGCATCAGTCGCCGGCCGATCTGGGTCTTCTCCGGCCAGGGCTCCCAGTGGGCGGGCATGGGCGCAACCCTGCTGGCACACGAGCCCGCCTTCGCCAGGGCACTGACCGAGGTGGACAAGCTGGTCCTCGCCGAGGCCGGCTTCTCGGTGCTCGACGTGATCCGCGACGGCACCGCCGTCAGCGGCTGCGGCCGGGTGCAACCGGTGCTGTTCGCGATGCAGGTCGCCCTCGCCGCGACCTGGCGGGCGTACGGCGTCGAACCGGCCGGCGTGATCGGCCACTCGATGGGCGAGGTTGCCGCGGCGGTGGTCGCCGGCGGCCTGTCGGTCAGCGACGGGGTCAAGGTGATCTGCCGCCGGTCGGCGCTGCTGGAGCGGATCGCCGGTGCCGGGGCGATGGCCAGTGTCAGCCTCGACCGCGACGCCGTACAGGGCGAACTCGCCGCCGCCGGGGTGACCGACACCGTCTCGGTGGCGGTCATCGCCTCCGCCGAATCCACGGTGGTGGCCGGCGACGCCGCCCACATCCGGCGACTGGTCGAGGAATGGGACGCGCGCGGCGTACCGGCCCGACAGATCGCGGTGGACGTGGCATCCCACTCCCCGCAGGTCGATCCGCTGCTCGCCGACCTCACCACCGCACTCGCCGACCTCCGTCCCCGTCCGACCGAAGTGCCGTTCTACTCCACCGTGCTCGACGACCCGGCCGACGCACCGGCGTTCGACGCGGCGTACTGGTGCGCGAACCTGCGCCGCCCGGTCCGCTTCGCCGCCGCCGTCACCGCCGCCGCGGCCGACCGGCACACCGTGTACGTCGAGGTGTCACCCCACCCGGTGGTGACCCAGCCGGTGGCGGAGGTGCTGCGCGGCCTGTGCAGCGACCCGGTGGTCCTGCCCACGCTGCTGCGCGACGAGGACGAGTCACGCACCTTCCGGACCCAGCTCGCCGCCCTGCACTGTGTCGGCGTACCGGTCGACTGGTCGGTCCTGTACGCCGACAGCGCCCTCGCCGACGTACCCACGATGACCTTCGACCGCCGTCGGCACTGGATTCCCGACCTCGGGGCGACCACCCGACCCGACCGCACCCCCGGCGCCGCCGGCACCCTGCCCGGCTGGTACACCGAGGTCGCCGGCACCCCGGCCCAGCACGCCTGGCACGGCGAGGTCGGCACCGCCGCCCTGCCGTGGATGACCGACCACCGGGTACACGGCGAACCGGTGCTGCCCGGTGCCGCGTACGTCGCGGTCGCGGTGGACGCCGCCTGCGCCGTGTTCGACGCCACCCCGGCGGAGATCGAGATCACCGACGTGCAGTTCCGCGAGCTGCTCCGGCTCGGCCAGCAGACCGCGCTGGGCACCACCGTCACCGTGGTCGCACCCGATCGGGCCGAGTGCGAGTTCCTGGTCCGGGAGGACGACGGCGAGTGGATCCGGCACGCCATCGCCGGACTGCGCCATGTCCCCTCCGAGGAACGCCGGGTGCTCTCCGTACCGGCGCTCGCCGACCGGCACCCGGTGGCGATCGACCCGGCCGCGCTCTACGGCGGGCTGCGGGAGCGGGGCATCGACCATGGTCCCGCGTTCGCGATCATCCGGGAACTGCACAGCTCCGCCGACGGCGGCAGCTACCTCGCCCGGATCGAACCACCGTCCGTGGACGTCGCGCAGTCCGCGCTGCGGGTCCATCCGATCCTGCTCGACGCCTGCGCGCAACTGCTGGTCGCCGGCGTGATCGCGGACGGCGGACAGGACCAGGTGCTGCCGGTCGGACTGCGGGCGATGCGGGTCCTCGGCGACCCGGCGACCGCCGCCTACTGCATCGCCCGGATCGACCACGACGACGCGTCGACCCTGCGCGGCACCGTCACCGTGCTGGACGAGGACGGCGTGGTGCTGGCCGTGCTCGACGACCTTGAGTTCGTCCGGCACCGCAGCGACGACCCGGTCGATGTCGACCAGTGGTTCCTTGAGGTCGGCTGGCGCACCGAACCCCGCCCACCGGTCCGGTCGGCACGGCCGGGGGAGTGGGCCGTACTCGGCGGACCCGGCGGCGCGGCCCAGGACCTGAGCAAGCTGCTGCTCCAGTCCGGCGCGATCACCCGTACCCGGAACGCCCCGGACCCGCTCGCGTCGCTGGACTCCCTCCGGTCGTCCCTGGTCGAATGGCTCGCCGCCCGGCCCGCACCGCCGAGGGGCCTGGTGCTGGTGCTACCACCGTTGGCATCGGAAGCGGATCCGGGCATCGCCGCCATGCGCCACACCCGACTCCTGCTGGCCGCCGCCCAGGCGGTGACCGCCCACTACCCACAACCGCCGAGGCTGTACGTCATCACCCACGGCGGGCAGGCCGTCGCCGGGGCCAACCGGGTCGACCTCAGCCACACCGCCGTACGGGGGGTGCTCCGCGTCCTCGCCCACGAACATCCGGAACTGCGGGCCACCCTGATCGACACCGACCCGGAACAGCCGACCCCGGACGCGCTCGTCGACGAACTGCTCGGTGCCGCCCCGGACGACGAGGTGGCCCTGTGGGCCGGCACCCGGCAGGTGGCCCGGCTCGCGTACGCGCCGCTGTCCAGCACCGAACGGACCGCCGCCACCGTGCGTCCCGTCCGGTACGGAGTGGACCGGTTCCGGCTCCGGGCCGGTCGGCTCGGCGAACCCGACCGACTCGAACTCGCGATCACCGCCCCGGTGGCACCCGGTCCCGGCGAGGTCGAGATCCAGGTCCAGGCGGCGGGGCTGAACTTCCGTGACGTCCTCACCGTCATGGGCCTGCTGCCCGGCGGCGACGACCTGAAGTACCGCATCGGACTCGAATGCGCCGGTGTGGTCCACGCGGTCGGCCCGGACGTCACCCACGTCAGCCCCGGCGACCGGGTGCTCGCCCTCGATCTGCGGGGCGGATCCTTCGCGTCGTTCGCCACCGTGCCCGCGGTCTTCGTGGTCCCCATCTCCGCCGGACTGGACTTCGCCACCGCCGCCGGACTGCCCGTCGGCTTCGCCACCGCCTGGTACGCGCTGCGCCACGTGGCCCGCCTCGCGCCGGGCGAGCGGATCCTGATCCACTCCGCCACCGGCGGAACCGGACTGGCCGCCGTACGGGTGGCCCGGCTGCTCGGCGCCGAGGTCCTGGCCACCGCCGGCAGCGAGGAGAAGCGCCGCTACCTGCGCGAGCTGGGAATCGAGCACGTGATGGACTCGCGCTCGCTGGACTTCGCGGCCCAGACCCGCGCCGCGACGGCGGGGGAGGGGGTGGATGTCGTACTGAACTCCCTGGCCGGGCCGGCGATCCGAGCCGGGCTGGAGACCCTGCGCCCGTTCGGTCGGTTCGTGGAACTCGGCGTACGCGACATCATCTCCGACACCGCCCTCGGACTCGCCCCGCTGCGGCACAACATCAGCCTGAGCACGGTGGACCTCACCGAGTTGCAGGAACGCCAGCCGGACCTGCTCGCGGAGGTCCTGCGGGAGGTGCTGGCGGAGATAGCCAGCGGCAAGCTTTCCGCGTTGCCGCAACGGACGTACCCGTTGGCGCTCGCGCCCTCGGCGTTCCGGGACATGGCCGCCGCGGAGCACCTCGGCAAACTCGTCCTCACCATGCCCGAGCAGGGCAAGACCACCGCGGTCCGGTCGGACCCCGTTCCGGTACGGTCCGACGGCGGTTACATCATCACCGGCGGTCTTCGCGGCGTCGGCCTCGCCACCGCCCGCTGGCTGGCCGAGCACGGCGCGAACCACCTCGTCCTCAACGGTCGTACGCCGCCCGAGCGGCGTACCGAGCGGGTGCTGGACGAGTTGCGACGCGGTGGGACGCGGGTGACCGTCGTCCTCGGCGACGTCGCGGAGCCGGACATCGCCGAACGCCTGGTGACGGTCGCGAACGCCGGTGGCAGTGTGCTGCGTGGCGTCGTGCACTCCGCGATGGTGCTCGACGACGCCGCCCTCGCCGGCATCACCGACGCGCAGCTCGACCGGGTCTGGGCACCCAAGGTCACCGGCGCCTGGCGCCTGCACGAGGCCTGCGCGGACCGATCCGCCCCGGACTGGTTCGTGCTCTACTCCTCGATGGCCTCGCTGTTCGGCAACGCCGGCCAGGGTGTCTACGCGGCGGCGAACGCGTGGCTGGACGGATTCGCCACCTGGCGCAACGCCCGTGGGCTGCCCACCCTCGCGGTCAACTGGGGGCCATGGGGACAGACCGGCGTGGCGACCAACTTCGCCGACCGTGGTTACCAGACCATCCCCACCTCGTCCGGCCTGCACGCGCTCGGCGCACTGCTCACCCATCACCGGGTGCGGACCGGTGTCGTCCCCGGTGAGCCGGAGACCTGGCTCTCTTCCAACGCGCGGCAGTCTCCGCTGTTCGAACTGCTCGACATCGGCACGGAGCAGGACCAGAACGAGTCGGTCGACAGCCCGGACATCCGGGGCCACCTGGAGGCGCTGGAGCCGGGGCTCGGCCGGCGGACCGCGCTGGAGGAGTATCTGACCGGGCACATCCGCGCCGTACTCCGGCTGGGTGCCGCGACCCTGGATCCACAGACTCCACTGCGGGCCCTCGGCTTCGACTCCCTGCTCTCCCTGGAGTTGCGTACCCGGCTTGAGGGCGGACTGCGGGTGAAGTTGCCGGGCAACTTCGTGTGGAAGCACCCGACGCTGGCCGAACTCGCGACCGGCCTGGCCGAGTACATGGACCTCGACCTGTTCGGCCCGAAGCGAAGCGACGGCTGA
- a CDS encoding iron ABC transporter substrate-binding protein produces MRGKRTLAGVAAMALLTVTGCSTSEPAADGAGSPSDVTLTLYNAQHVDLAEAMVKDFTEQTGIKVQLRNGKDFELANQIVAEGQASPADVFITENSPAMSLVAAKSGFATVDPATQAQVPARFTPPDKSWVGFAARQTVFVHNPSLLPAAQLPKSLLDLAKPEWKGRFGIAAAGADFQAIVSAVLALNGPEQTSAWLTGLKTNAKIYTGNGAILKAVNAGEIPAGVIYHYYWYKDRAESGANSSKTELHLFDAKDPGAFLSVSGAGVLKSSKHPKEAQQLVAYLTGAKGQQILSDSTALEYSIASDVPPNAKLKPLSELSPPDVDLSALNGPEVIALMQKAGLL; encoded by the coding sequence ATGCGCGGCAAGCGCACCCTGGCTGGCGTGGCGGCGATGGCGCTACTCACCGTGACCGGCTGCTCGACGTCCGAACCGGCGGCCGACGGCGCCGGCAGCCCGTCGGACGTGACCCTGACCCTCTACAACGCCCAGCACGTGGATCTGGCCGAGGCGATGGTCAAGGACTTCACCGAACAGACCGGCATCAAGGTCCAGCTCCGCAACGGCAAGGACTTCGAGTTGGCCAACCAGATCGTCGCCGAGGGCCAGGCCTCCCCGGCGGACGTGTTCATCACCGAGAACTCCCCGGCGATGAGCCTGGTCGCCGCCAAGAGCGGCTTCGCCACCGTCGACCCGGCCACGCAGGCCCAGGTCCCCGCCCGCTTCACCCCGCCGGACAAGTCGTGGGTCGGCTTCGCCGCCCGGCAGACCGTGTTCGTGCACAACCCGTCGCTGCTGCCCGCCGCCCAGCTGCCCAAGTCGCTGCTGGACCTGGCCAAGCCGGAGTGGAAGGGCAGGTTCGGGATCGCCGCCGCCGGCGCCGACTTCCAGGCCATCGTCAGCGCCGTCCTCGCCCTCAACGGCCCCGAGCAGACCAGCGCCTGGCTCACCGGCCTGAAGACCAACGCGAAGATCTACACCGGCAACGGCGCGATCCTCAAGGCGGTCAACGCCGGCGAGATCCCGGCCGGGGTCATCTACCACTACTACTGGTACAAGGACCGGGCCGAGTCCGGTGCGAACAGCAGCAAGACCGAACTGCACCTGTTCGACGCCAAGGACCCGGGCGCGTTCCTGAGCGTCTCCGGCGCCGGGGTGCTCAAGTCCAGCAAGCACCCGAAGGAAGCGCAGCAACTGGTGGCGTACCTGACCGGGGCGAAGGGGCAGCAGATCCTGTCCGACAGCACCGCCCTGGAGTACTCCATCGCCAGCGACGTACCGCCGAACGCCAAGCTCAAGCCGCTGTCCGAACTCAGCCCGCCGGACGTGGACCTGTCCGCGCTGAACGGGCCCGAGGTGATCGCGCTGATGCAGAAGGCCGGCCTGCTGTGA
- a CDS encoding beta-ketoacyl synthase N-terminal-like domain-containing protein: protein MTGASGRDVLVTGMGFCLPGENEPVTTADDMWRVASTGRCCLTRNDEGVYYGTVGLTAGMFEQLVPDVPGVFAEHFTDAHRLGLVAMVAACEDAGLDFRTDDLTEAGILAARGGVDANIGSYLAMLRSDSETIDLAAAAGIFVETALSLTPSDVALAQSALVRSTGPCFTVSCGCSSSSVQINNARRMIAAGEVEIAVVTGVDTLSFDLLQRLFGLVEVVQQLDAADRPMPLPDEVLSFKRLMRPYDRRAHCVNYGEGAATVILESREHAERRSARPHGRVLAQAVVRDGLAHPLASDDSGAGLVSAVRKCLGQQWDLKQVPYIHGGSDGGMATLESNAIRTLYGPAAADLLMTSQEGCFGHNGAPTGSLGVALTLLMMQHGEVCPTANCEEPLEDLPFDPVPGVTTRKLDFDHALTFTYQLGGLQSSILLGRAD, encoded by the coding sequence ATGACCGGCGCGAGCGGACGCGACGTGCTGGTCACCGGCATGGGCTTCTGCCTGCCCGGAGAGAACGAGCCGGTCACCACCGCGGACGACATGTGGCGGGTCGCCTCCACCGGTCGCTGCTGCCTGACCCGCAACGACGAGGGCGTCTACTACGGCACCGTCGGTCTCACCGCGGGGATGTTCGAGCAACTCGTGCCGGACGTGCCCGGCGTCTTCGCCGAGCACTTCACCGACGCCCACCGGCTCGGGCTGGTGGCGATGGTCGCCGCCTGCGAGGACGCCGGGCTCGACTTCCGGACCGACGATCTCACCGAGGCGGGGATCCTCGCCGCCCGTGGCGGGGTGGACGCCAACATCGGCAGCTACCTCGCGATGCTCCGTAGTGACTCGGAGACGATCGACCTCGCCGCCGCGGCCGGGATCTTCGTCGAAACCGCGCTCTCGCTCACCCCGTCCGATGTGGCACTGGCCCAGTCGGCACTGGTCCGCTCCACCGGCCCGTGTTTCACCGTCTCCTGCGGCTGCTCGTCGTCGTCGGTCCAGATCAACAACGCCCGCCGGATGATCGCCGCCGGCGAGGTGGAGATCGCCGTCGTCACCGGCGTCGACACCCTGAGTTTCGACCTGCTCCAGCGCCTGTTCGGACTGGTGGAGGTCGTCCAGCAACTCGACGCCGCGGACCGGCCGATGCCGCTGCCGGACGAGGTGCTGTCCTTCAAACGGCTGATGCGGCCGTACGACCGGCGGGCGCACTGCGTCAACTACGGCGAGGGTGCCGCGACCGTCATCTTGGAGAGCCGGGAACACGCCGAACGCCGGAGCGCCCGACCCCACGGCCGGGTGCTGGCCCAGGCGGTCGTCCGGGACGGGCTGGCCCACCCGCTGGCCAGTGACGACAGCGGTGCCGGACTGGTGTCGGCGGTCCGCAAGTGCCTCGGACAGCAGTGGGACCTGAAGCAGGTCCCCTACATCCACGGCGGCAGCGACGGCGGCATGGCCACCCTGGAGTCCAACGCGATCAGAACCCTGTACGGCCCGGCGGCGGCGGACCTGCTGATGACCTCGCAGGAAGGGTGCTTCGGGCACAACGGCGCACCGACCGGATCGCTCGGTGTGGCGCTGACCCTGCTGATGATGCAACACGGCGAGGTGTGCCCCACCGCCAACTGCGAGGAACCCCTCGAAGACCTGCCGTTCGACCCCGTACCCGGGGTGACCACCCGGAAGCTCGACTTCGACCACGCCCTGACCTTCACCTACCAGCTCGGCGGCCTACAGAGCTCGATCCTGCTGGGTCGAGCGGACTGA
- a CDS encoding M56 family metallopeptidase, with product MFDHFVWSVVVVPPLIVLAMRLLADRLPPSIAAVTLAWSAAVVGAASMTNLAVFALVAVAEVPAVGRTVGWSSRVVADDTAHVAWAPWLSVALLVTAGVAVARRWRRHRRALDLEPVGLPGDGPLVLLTDPSVQAFAVPGRPGRVVVTTGLRQLLTERQFDALLAHEHAHLTAGHHRLVRLAELAAATHPALWWVARQVDYLVERAADEQAAIEVGSRRTVAHAIGVAALAATGQRNIPRILHAASPGGIVPRRVARLLHPRPPVRSPALRALPVSLALASLVWTGEAIYDLFELLNAARSGR from the coding sequence ATGTTCGATCATTTCGTGTGGTCGGTGGTGGTGGTCCCGCCGCTGATCGTGCTGGCGATGCGGTTGCTGGCCGACCGGTTGCCACCCTCGATCGCCGCGGTCACCCTGGCCTGGTCGGCCGCTGTCGTGGGCGCGGCCAGCATGACCAACCTCGCCGTGTTCGCGTTGGTGGCGGTCGCCGAGGTGCCGGCCGTGGGGCGGACGGTCGGCTGGTCGTCGCGGGTGGTCGCGGACGACACCGCCCATGTGGCCTGGGCGCCCTGGTTGAGCGTGGCACTGCTGGTGACCGCCGGGGTGGCGGTCGCCCGGCGCTGGCGCCGGCACCGTCGGGCGCTCGACCTCGAACCCGTCGGGCTGCCCGGCGACGGTCCGCTCGTGCTGCTCACCGATCCGTCGGTGCAGGCGTTCGCGGTGCCGGGGCGTCCCGGTCGGGTGGTGGTGACCACCGGCCTGCGCCAACTGCTCACCGAGCGCCAGTTCGACGCGCTGCTCGCCCACGAGCACGCGCACCTGACGGCCGGTCACCATCGGCTCGTCCGGCTGGCCGAACTCGCCGCCGCCACCCATCCGGCCCTGTGGTGGGTCGCCCGCCAGGTCGACTACCTGGTGGAACGGGCCGCCGACGAGCAGGCCGCGATCGAGGTCGGCAGCCGCCGTACGGTCGCACACGCCATCGGCGTGGCCGCCCTGGCGGCGACCGGGCAGCGGAACATCCCGCGGATCCTGCACGCCGCGTCGCCCGGCGGCATCGTTCCGCGCCGGGTCGCGCGACTGCTGCACCCCCGCCCACCCGTCCGCTCGCCCGCGCTGCGGGCACTGCCGGTGTCGCTGGCGCTGGCCTCGCTGGTGTGGACCGGCGAGGCGATCTACGACCTGTTCGAACTGCTCAACGCGGCCCGATCCGGCCGATAG
- a CDS encoding ABC transporter permease yields the protein MNGASITIGPTLFPVLAALTLLAATVFGLTRLGSGAAVVRAAARAVLQLGAVSLIILTVLESWWSTSAFIAVMYVVASLTSARRISSARAGWVAALPIGLGVLPALGLLLASRSLPATPLAVLPTAGILIGGAMTATTLAGRRSLDELHARHGEYEAGLALGFGRRDAVLEVCREPAGQALVPALDQTRTVGLVTLPGAFVGVLLGGASPVQAGVTQLLILVALLAVETIAIAATVELIARGVLRRDPSPIGRIGPR from the coding sequence ATGAACGGCGCCTCGATCACCATCGGCCCGACCCTGTTCCCGGTCCTGGCGGCGCTGACCCTGCTCGCCGCGACCGTGTTCGGGCTGACCCGGCTCGGCTCGGGAGCGGCGGTGGTACGGGCGGCGGCACGGGCCGTACTGCAACTCGGCGCCGTCTCGCTGATCATCCTGACGGTGCTGGAATCCTGGTGGAGCACGTCCGCCTTCATCGCCGTCATGTACGTGGTGGCCTCGCTGACCTCGGCCCGCAGAATCAGCTCCGCGCGTGCCGGATGGGTCGCCGCACTCCCGATCGGACTCGGTGTACTGCCCGCGCTCGGGCTGCTCCTGGCAAGTCGGTCGCTGCCCGCGACACCGCTGGCGGTACTGCCGACGGCCGGAATCCTGATCGGTGGTGCGATGACCGCCACCACCCTCGCCGGCCGCCGCTCACTGGACGAACTACACGCCCGCCACGGCGAGTACGAGGCCGGGCTGGCGCTCGGGTTCGGTCGACGCGACGCCGTACTTGAGGTGTGTCGGGAGCCCGCCGGCCAGGCGCTCGTACCCGCGCTGGACCAGACCCGGACGGTCGGGCTGGTCACCCTGCCCGGCGCGTTCGTCGGCGTACTGCTCGGCGGGGCGAGCCCGGTGCAGGCCGGAGTGACGCAACTGCTCATCCTCGTCGCACTGCTCGCGGTGGAGACGATCGCCATCGCCGCCACGGTCGAGTTGATCGCCCGCGGCGTGCTGCGTCGGGACCCCTCACCTATCGGCCGGATCGGGCCGCGTTGA